In the Onychostoma macrolepis isolate SWU-2019 chromosome 09, ASM1243209v1, whole genome shotgun sequence genome, one interval contains:
- the ppp2r3b gene encoding serine/threonine-protein phosphatase 2A regulatory subunit B'' subunit beta isoform X3, giving the protein MRMKEISLRQDPDLRKELALLARGCDFVLPSRFKKRLKAFQQGQQAQAKKEEPVTPALSESIPKFYFPRGQPQANINIDNLISKIEKIFSQFPDERASLKDMGLVAKACECPLYWKAPLFHAAGGDRRGYVSVHKFVAMWRKVLQTCHDDASKFLHLLAKPGCNYLEQEDFIPFLQDVVDSHTGLAFLKEASDFHSRYITTVVQRIFYNVNRSWTGKITCSELRRSSFLQNVALLEEEEEINQLTEFFSYEHFYVIYCKFWELDTDHDLYIDQRDLMRHNDQALSNRVIERLFSGAITRNRKVHKEGRLSYADFVWFLISEEDKKTETSIEYWFRCMDLDGDGVLSMYELQYFYQEQSQKLEAMAIEPLPFEDCLCQMLDMVKPEIPGKITLRDLKRCKLSHIFFDTFFNIEKYLDHEQRDPLLAARDAETMGQEISDWERYAAEEYDNLVAEETANEQSNNCYDNVLDPIDHIACAFDLRNEKRHLFEIPNPHCNLDLDEYEYEDDFE; this is encoded by the exons ATGAGAATGAAGGAGATCTCTTTACGGCAGGACCCTGACCTGAGGAAGGAGCTGGCACTGCTGGCACGTGGTTGCGACTTTGTGCTACCCTCTCGCTTTAAGAAGAGGCTCAAAGCCTTCCAGCAAGGACAG CAGGCACAGGCTAAGAAAGAGGAGCCCGTTACACCAGCTTTAAGTGAAAGCATTCCAAAGTTCTACTTCCCTCGAGGACAGCCCCAGGCCAATATCAACATAGACAATCTTATTTCCAAgatagaaaaaatattttctcaatttCCTGATGAAAGAGCCAGTTTAAAAGACATGGGGCTGGTCGCCAAG GCCTGCGAGTGCCCACTCTATTGGAAAGCTCCATTGTTCCATGCTGCCGGAGGAGACAGGAGGGGATATGTGTCCGTTCACAAGTTTGTGGCAATGTGGCGAAA AGTGCTTCAGACCTGTCATGATGACGCATCCAAATTTCTTCACCTTCTGGCCAAGCCTGGCTGCAATTATTTGGAACAAGAGGACTTTATTCCATTCCTGCAG gatgtGGTGGATTCACATACAGGTCTGGCGTTTCTAAAGGAGGCTTCAGACTTTCACTCACGCTACATTACCACT GTAGTTCAAAGGATATTTTATAATGTGAACCGCTCATGGACTGGAAAAATAACATGTTCAGAACTCAGGAGAAGTAGTTTTCTACAG AATGTGGCACTTctggaagaagaggaagagattAACCAGTTGACTGAATTCTTCTCTTATGAACATTTCTATGTCATCTACTGTAAGTTCTGGGAGCTGGACACAGATCACGACTTGTACATAGACCAGAGAGACTTGATGCGACACAATGATCAAG CCTTATCCAACCGAGTGATTGAGAGATTATTCTCAGGAGCTATAACCAG GAACAGAAAGGTTCACAAAGAGGGCAGACTGAGCTACGCTGACTTCGTATGGTTCCTCATATCTGAGGAGGACAAAAAGACTGAGACCAG CATAGAGTACTGGTTTCGCTGTATGGATCTGGATGGGGATGGAGTTCTGTCCATGTATGAGCTGCAGTACTTCTACCAGGAGCAGTCTCAGAAGCTTGAGGCCATGGCCATTGAACCACTGCCTTTCGAGGACTGCCTGTGCCAAATGTTAGATATGGTTAAGCCAGAAATCCCAG GAAAAATCACTCTGAGGGACTTGAAGAGATGTAAACTTTCCCATATTTTCTTTGACACCTTCTTCAACATTGAGAAGTACCTAGACCACGAACAGAGGGATCCCTTACTGGCTGCAAGG GATGCTGAGACAATGGGACAGGAGATTTCTGACTGGGAGAGATATGCTGCAGAGGAGTATGATAACTTGGTAGCGGAGGAAACTGCAAACGAGCAGTCCAACAATTG
- the ppp2r3b gene encoding serine/threonine-protein phosphatase 2A regulatory subunit B'' subunit beta isoform X1 gives MASPQTLQPVLKMKVDELFLFWLSEPSTQAMLKDYLNKIKNGEEIELNHADFKGTSTLVLTENNNNIASKINATERMTAALGTPCSPPSATLPSASGSNNRAGVNARALRRSVSTKKQAQAKKEEPVTPALSESIPKFYFPRGQPQANINIDNLISKIEKIFSQFPDERASLKDMGLVAKACECPLYWKAPLFHAAGGDRRGYVSVHKFVAMWRKVLQTCHDDASKFLHLLAKPGCNYLEQEDFIPFLQDVVDSHTGLAFLKEASDFHSRYITTVVQRIFYNVNRSWTGKITCSELRRSSFLQNVALLEEEEEINQLTEFFSYEHFYVIYCKFWELDTDHDLYIDQRDLMRHNDQALSNRVIERLFSGAITRNRKVHKEGRLSYADFVWFLISEEDKKTETSIEYWFRCMDLDGDGVLSMYELQYFYQEQSQKLEAMAIEPLPFEDCLCQMLDMVKPEIPGKITLRDLKRCKLSHIFFDTFFNIEKYLDHEQRDPLLAARDAETMGQEISDWERYAAEEYDNLVAEETANEQSNNCYDNVLDPIDHIACAFDLRNEKRHLFEIPNPHCNLDLDEYEYEDDFE, from the exons ATGGCATCACCACAAACGCTTCAGCCTGTCCTGAAGATGAAGGTCGACGAGCTCTTCCTCTTTTGGTTGAGTGAGCCGAGTACTCAGGCAATGCTAAAAGACTACCTCAACAAAATCAAGAATGGAGAAGAAATAGAGCTAAACCATGCTGATTTCAAGGGCACAAGCACTTTGGTATTaacagaaaacaacaacaacattgcCTCAAAGATTAATGCGACAGAGAGAATGACTGCGGCCCTTGGTACCCCGTGCAGCCCTCCTTCAGCCACCCTGCCATCTGCGAGTGGCAGCAATAACAGAGCGGGAGTGAATGCGAGGGCCCTGCGACGCTCTGTCAGCACTAAGAAG CAGGCACAGGCTAAGAAAGAGGAGCCCGTTACACCAGCTTTAAGTGAAAGCATTCCAAAGTTCTACTTCCCTCGAGGACAGCCCCAGGCCAATATCAACATAGACAATCTTATTTCCAAgatagaaaaaatattttctcaatttCCTGATGAAAGAGCCAGTTTAAAAGACATGGGGCTGGTCGCCAAG GCCTGCGAGTGCCCACTCTATTGGAAAGCTCCATTGTTCCATGCTGCCGGAGGAGACAGGAGGGGATATGTGTCCGTTCACAAGTTTGTGGCAATGTGGCGAAA AGTGCTTCAGACCTGTCATGATGACGCATCCAAATTTCTTCACCTTCTGGCCAAGCCTGGCTGCAATTATTTGGAACAAGAGGACTTTATTCCATTCCTGCAG gatgtGGTGGATTCACATACAGGTCTGGCGTTTCTAAAGGAGGCTTCAGACTTTCACTCACGCTACATTACCACT GTAGTTCAAAGGATATTTTATAATGTGAACCGCTCATGGACTGGAAAAATAACATGTTCAGAACTCAGGAGAAGTAGTTTTCTACAG AATGTGGCACTTctggaagaagaggaagagattAACCAGTTGACTGAATTCTTCTCTTATGAACATTTCTATGTCATCTACTGTAAGTTCTGGGAGCTGGACACAGATCACGACTTGTACATAGACCAGAGAGACTTGATGCGACACAATGATCAAG CCTTATCCAACCGAGTGATTGAGAGATTATTCTCAGGAGCTATAACCAG GAACAGAAAGGTTCACAAAGAGGGCAGACTGAGCTACGCTGACTTCGTATGGTTCCTCATATCTGAGGAGGACAAAAAGACTGAGACCAG CATAGAGTACTGGTTTCGCTGTATGGATCTGGATGGGGATGGAGTTCTGTCCATGTATGAGCTGCAGTACTTCTACCAGGAGCAGTCTCAGAAGCTTGAGGCCATGGCCATTGAACCACTGCCTTTCGAGGACTGCCTGTGCCAAATGTTAGATATGGTTAAGCCAGAAATCCCAG GAAAAATCACTCTGAGGGACTTGAAGAGATGTAAACTTTCCCATATTTTCTTTGACACCTTCTTCAACATTGAGAAGTACCTAGACCACGAACAGAGGGATCCCTTACTGGCTGCAAGG GATGCTGAGACAATGGGACAGGAGATTTCTGACTGGGAGAGATATGCTGCAGAGGAGTATGATAACTTGGTAGCGGAGGAAACTGCAAACGAGCAGTCCAACAATTG
- the ppp2r3b gene encoding serine/threonine-protein phosphatase 2A regulatory subunit B'' subunit beta isoform X2, giving the protein MASPQTLQPVLKMKVDELFLFWLSEPSTQAMLKDYLNKIKNGEEIELNHADFKGTSTLVLTENNNNIASKINATERMTAALGTPCSPPSATLPSASGSNNRAGVNARALRRSVSTKKQAQAKKEEPVTPALSESIPKFYFPRGQPQANINIDNLISKIEKIFSQFPDERASLKDMGLVAKACECPLYWKAPLFHAAGGDRRGYVSVHKFVAMWRKVLQTCHDDASKFLHLLAKPGCNYLEQEDFIPFLQDVVDSHTGLAFLKEASDFHSRYITTVVQRIFYNVNRSWTGKITCSELRRSSFLQNVALLEEEEEINQLTEFFSYEHFYVIYCKFWELDTDHDLYIDQRDLMRHNDQALSNRVIERLFSGAITRNRKVHKEGRLSYADFVWFLISEEDKKTETSIEYWFRCMDLDGDGVLSMYELQYFYQEQSQKLEAMAIEPLPFEDCLCQMLDMVKPEIPGKITLRDLKRCKLSHIFFDTFFNIEKYLDHEQRDPLLAARDAETMGQEISDWERYAAEEYDNLVAEETANEQSNNWISTDF; this is encoded by the exons ATGGCATCACCACAAACGCTTCAGCCTGTCCTGAAGATGAAGGTCGACGAGCTCTTCCTCTTTTGGTTGAGTGAGCCGAGTACTCAGGCAATGCTAAAAGACTACCTCAACAAAATCAAGAATGGAGAAGAAATAGAGCTAAACCATGCTGATTTCAAGGGCACAAGCACTTTGGTATTaacagaaaacaacaacaacattgcCTCAAAGATTAATGCGACAGAGAGAATGACTGCGGCCCTTGGTACCCCGTGCAGCCCTCCTTCAGCCACCCTGCCATCTGCGAGTGGCAGCAATAACAGAGCGGGAGTGAATGCGAGGGCCCTGCGACGCTCTGTCAGCACTAAGAAG CAGGCACAGGCTAAGAAAGAGGAGCCCGTTACACCAGCTTTAAGTGAAAGCATTCCAAAGTTCTACTTCCCTCGAGGACAGCCCCAGGCCAATATCAACATAGACAATCTTATTTCCAAgatagaaaaaatattttctcaatttCCTGATGAAAGAGCCAGTTTAAAAGACATGGGGCTGGTCGCCAAG GCCTGCGAGTGCCCACTCTATTGGAAAGCTCCATTGTTCCATGCTGCCGGAGGAGACAGGAGGGGATATGTGTCCGTTCACAAGTTTGTGGCAATGTGGCGAAA AGTGCTTCAGACCTGTCATGATGACGCATCCAAATTTCTTCACCTTCTGGCCAAGCCTGGCTGCAATTATTTGGAACAAGAGGACTTTATTCCATTCCTGCAG gatgtGGTGGATTCACATACAGGTCTGGCGTTTCTAAAGGAGGCTTCAGACTTTCACTCACGCTACATTACCACT GTAGTTCAAAGGATATTTTATAATGTGAACCGCTCATGGACTGGAAAAATAACATGTTCAGAACTCAGGAGAAGTAGTTTTCTACAG AATGTGGCACTTctggaagaagaggaagagattAACCAGTTGACTGAATTCTTCTCTTATGAACATTTCTATGTCATCTACTGTAAGTTCTGGGAGCTGGACACAGATCACGACTTGTACATAGACCAGAGAGACTTGATGCGACACAATGATCAAG CCTTATCCAACCGAGTGATTGAGAGATTATTCTCAGGAGCTATAACCAG GAACAGAAAGGTTCACAAAGAGGGCAGACTGAGCTACGCTGACTTCGTATGGTTCCTCATATCTGAGGAGGACAAAAAGACTGAGACCAG CATAGAGTACTGGTTTCGCTGTATGGATCTGGATGGGGATGGAGTTCTGTCCATGTATGAGCTGCAGTACTTCTACCAGGAGCAGTCTCAGAAGCTTGAGGCCATGGCCATTGAACCACTGCCTTTCGAGGACTGCCTGTGCCAAATGTTAGATATGGTTAAGCCAGAAATCCCAG GAAAAATCACTCTGAGGGACTTGAAGAGATGTAAACTTTCCCATATTTTCTTTGACACCTTCTTCAACATTGAGAAGTACCTAGACCACGAACAGAGGGATCCCTTACTGGCTGCAAGG GATGCTGAGACAATGGGACAGGAGATTTCTGACTGGGAGAGATATGCTGCAGAGGAGTATGATAACTTGGTAGCGGAGGAAACTGCAAACGAGCAGTCCAACAATTG GATCAGCACAGACTTCTAA